The DNA window TCCTCGGATAATGATGTGATGCAGCGCACCGGGCGCGTCAATGCGACCTTGCCTTGGCATGCGTATCCGATAAGCGTTTTGCACCTGCATGTCAACAAAGAAACAACGTCCCTTTTTACCACGCGCGAACGGGGAAATATACGCCGCCGGTGGACGCGGAATCCCCTCTCGCCTACCACAAAAGATCTCCGGATCATTACTTTGCTGTAAACTCTTTTCGAATTCTTCCGATCCTTTCAGCAGAGAAGCCATTAAAAGCCTTCTCAAACTAGTTGCGAAAATGACCATTTGGAGTATTATTACATGTAGGGAAAGAAAAGAAAGAAAAGAAGCACAGCGTGGAGGTCGATTGCCATGGAAACCATCCGGGGCGAAATGAATATTCAGCTTCCGGTGCGGATCGGGCGCGAGGATGATTATTTCGTCGCTTTCTGCCCTGCTTTAGACGTGGGGTCCCAAGGTCGAACCGAAAAAGAAGCTCGAGACAACATTGTGGAGGCCCTTGCGTTATTTATCATTTCATGTATGGAAAGAGGAACGCTGGATGAGGTGTTGCGGGCTTGCGGCTTTAAACCTACGCTTGGCTCTGCTGCAGAGCCACTTTCCAGCGTAACGCTTCCGGGTCATGAGGAATATGTGAATGTACCCATTCACCTGCTCGCTAATTCGCGTGATCCTAAGAGATGCCACGCATAACGCCGGTACATTGGAAGACGCTTGAATGCATTTTTTTGAAAGATGGGTTCGTTTTCGAGCGACAGGTTGGAAGCCACCGCTCGTACGTTAAGGAGGGGGTTGCGAGGCCTATTGTCATACAACAACGCTCTGAGATTGCAGTAAGCCTTATTCAGAGTAATATGCGGACAGCGGGCATGTCGCGAGACCGGTATTTTGAATTGTTCACCCAGTGTCGTTAATTACCAAGCCCCAGGATCGGGCGCTTCTGGGGCCTGTTCCTTCCGCCCAACCCATTATTTAAAACTTCCATGTATCCAACCTGTTAAAGGAACCCTCTTATACCTCCTAAATTAGAATGATCCCAACCTTCCTTTCGAAGGGATGTTGTTCGTTCTCCATGGTAATGTCCAAGAGATGACCCACTTTTCATTCATGGCGCGGAAAGTTTCAACACTCCCGTAGCCCGTTTGGGTTGGACTATGGTTGGACAAATGGTCAGGAAAAAGGAAGGGGCTACATTCAAAGTCCTTATAACC is part of the Deltaproteobacteria bacterium genome and encodes:
- a CDS encoding type II toxin-antitoxin system HicA family toxin, whose amino-acid sequence is MPRITPVHWKTLECIFLKDGFVFERQVGSHRSYVKEGVARPIVIQQRSEIAVSLIQSNMRTAGMSRDRYFELFTQCR
- a CDS encoding type II toxin-antitoxin system HicB family antitoxin, producing the protein METIRGEMNIQLPVRIGREDDYFVAFCPALDVGSQGRTEKEARDNIVEALALFIISCMERGTLDEVLRACGFKPTLGSAAEPLSSVTLPGHEEYVNVPIHLLANSRDPKRCHA